From the genome of Clavibacter nebraskensis NCPPB 2581:
ACCCCGGCATCGAGCTCGTCAAGATCGACGTGGACGACAACCCCGAGATCGCCATGAAGTACAAGATCACGTCGATCCCGGCCATGAAGGTCTTCCAGAAGGGCGAGGTCGTCAAGACCGTCATCGGCGCCAAGCCGAAGCCGGCCCTCGAGCAGGAGTTCGCCGACTTCCTCAAGTAGCACCCGCTCCCGCCGCACCGGCGACGAGCACGACCGGAGGGCCCGGCACCGCGAGGTGC
Proteins encoded in this window:
- the trxA gene encoding thioredoxin — encoded protein: MSHSRDVTDASFQADVLDAEKTVIVDFWAPWCGPCKAVSPVLDQIAAENPGIELVKIDVDDNPEIAMKYKITSIPAMKVFQKGEVVKTVIGAKPKPALEQEFADFLK